Proteins encoded within one genomic window of Azospirillaceae bacterium:
- a CDS encoding response regulator transcription factor, with translation MRTVSVMLIDSSTLFRQGFRHLLPRPEFEIVIEAARYQDALATLQQGVTVDLILFDAADLQTIVGGIRALREAAPSARIVHLANTLDADRIVGALEAGVDGFVSKDRSPEAVAQSLRLVMIGEKVLPPDVTEILLRRPEPVVGTRTPRGLSGRETQILEGLVKGHSNKKIAIDLDITEATVKVHLKSLLRKIGCSNRTQAAIWALNNGVGSDQRGTPVLAA, from the coding sequence ATGCGGACGGTATCTGTCATGCTGATCGACAGCAGCACGCTTTTCCGCCAGGGGTTCCGGCATCTGCTGCCCCGGCCGGAATTCGAGATTGTCATCGAGGCTGCCCGCTACCAGGACGCGCTCGCGACGCTGCAGCAGGGAGTGACGGTGGATCTCATCCTGTTCGATGCCGCCGATCTGCAAACGATCGTCGGTGGCATCCGCGCCCTGCGTGAGGCCGCCCCGTCGGCGCGCATCGTGCATCTGGCGAACACGCTGGATGCCGACCGGATCGTCGGTGCGCTGGAAGCCGGCGTGGACGGCTTCGTGTCCAAGGACCGCTCGCCCGAGGCCGTCGCCCAGAGCCTGCGGTTGGTCATGATCGGCGAAAAGGTGCTGCCGCCGGATGTGACCGAAATCCTGCTCCGTCGCCCGGAGCCGGTGGTCGGGACCCGCACGCCGCGTGGCCTGTCCGGCCGCGAGACCCAGATCCTGGAAGGTCTGGTGAAGGGCCACAGCAATAAGAAGATCGCCATCGACCTCGACATCACCGAGGCGACGGTGAAGGTTCACCTGAAGAGCCTGCTGCGCAAGATCGGGTGCAGCAATCGCACCCAGGCAGCCATCTGGGCACTGAACAACGGCGTCGGTTCCGACCAGCGCGGCACCCCGGTGCTGGCTGCCTGA
- a CDS encoding HU family DNA-binding protein, translating to MNKGEFISAVAEKAGMSKADATKAVDAVIDVIGSAMKKGEEVRLVGFGTFSVKDTPARTGRNPRTGEEIKIPAGKAVKFKPGAQLSA from the coding sequence GTGAACAAGGGCGAATTCATCTCTGCGGTCGCGGAGAAGGCTGGCATGTCGAAGGCGGACGCGACGAAGGCGGTCGATGCCGTCATCGACGTGATTGGCAGCGCCATGAAGAAGGGCGAGGAGGTTCGCCTCGTCGGTTTCGGGACCTTCTCGGTGAAGGACACCCCGGCGCGCACGGGCCGCAACCCGCGCACCGGTGAGGAAATCAAGATTCCGGCCGGCAAGGCTGTGAAGTTCAAGCCGGGCGCCCAGCTGTCGGCTTGA
- a CDS encoding GNAT family protein, with translation MVETPTSRIRPTTLTGHHVELVPLSMDHRDGLAAAVSDGDLWQLWYTNIPAPDHMEAEIERRLALQAAGSMLPFTVVQRPSGRIVGMTTYMNIDVAGPRVEIGSTWYAQSVQRTALNTEAKLLLLAHAFDHLDCLAVEFRTHFFNHQSRRAIERLGAKLDGVLRSHQRARNGTLRDTCVYSIIASEWPAVRAHLSSRLERGR, from the coding sequence ATGGTTGAGACACCGACCAGCCGGATTCGACCGACGACGCTGACCGGGCACCACGTCGAATTGGTCCCCCTTTCCATGGACCACAGGGACGGCCTTGCGGCAGCCGTAAGCGACGGGGATCTCTGGCAGCTCTGGTATACGAACATCCCGGCCCCCGACCACATGGAGGCTGAGATCGAACGTAGGCTCGCCCTGCAGGCGGCGGGCTCCATGCTGCCCTTCACGGTCGTCCAGCGGCCAAGCGGCCGCATCGTGGGGATGACCACCTATATGAACATCGACGTCGCTGGTCCCCGCGTCGAGATCGGATCGACATGGTATGCGCAGAGCGTTCAACGAACGGCGCTGAACACGGAAGCGAAGCTTCTTCTCCTGGCCCACGCGTTCGACCACCTCGACTGTCTGGCGGTGGAGTTCCGGACCCACTTCTTCAACCATCAAAGCCGGCGTGCGATTGAACGGTTGGGGGCCAAGCTGGACGGGGTCTTGCGCAGCCACCAGCGGGCGCGGAACGGCACGCTCCGCGACACGTGCGTCTACAGCATCATCGCGTCCGAATGGCCAGCGGTTCGCGCGCACCTTTCCTCGAGGCTTGAAAGGGGGCGTTAA
- a CDS encoding ABC transporter substrate-binding protein — protein MKSLIRRRSFLAGGAAALAAPAVVRAQPAPIRIGEVNSYTAQPAFLQPYRNGWLLAQAQINAAGGVLGRPLETVFRDDGGRPEDAVRFAGELIGAERVDILAGAYLSNVGLALSDFANQNKRLFVASEPLTDALVWSKGNRYTFRLRASTYMQAAMLVEEAAKLPARRWAVVAPNYEYGQSAVRWFKELLFRAKPDVQFVAEQFPALGRIDAGATVQALAAANPEAIFNVTFGADLTSFVRQGNTRGLFEGRQVVSLLTGEPEYLEPLGEEAPEGWIVTGYPWRDLETPVHARFRDAYRQAHKDHPRLGSVVGYDTVQAIAAALRKAGTTETEKLVEAFRGVRFEGVFGGIEFRSIDHQSTMGAFVGRTALKGGGGVMVDWRYADGRSYLPPDEAVRQLRPQGA, from the coding sequence ATGAAATCCCTGATCCGGCGCAGGTCGTTTCTCGCGGGCGGGGCTGCGGCCCTGGCGGCACCTGCGGTCGTGCGGGCGCAACCCGCGCCGATCCGCATCGGCGAGGTCAACAGCTACACGGCGCAACCCGCGTTCCTGCAGCCGTACCGCAACGGCTGGCTGTTGGCCCAGGCCCAGATCAACGCCGCCGGCGGCGTCCTTGGACGGCCGTTGGAAACCGTGTTCCGGGACGACGGTGGCCGCCCCGAGGACGCAGTCCGCTTCGCGGGTGAACTGATCGGCGCCGAGCGGGTGGACATCCTGGCCGGCGCCTACCTGTCGAACGTCGGGCTCGCCCTGTCCGACTTCGCCAACCAGAACAAGCGCCTGTTCGTTGCATCCGAACCGTTGACCGACGCGCTCGTCTGGTCGAAGGGAAACCGCTACACCTTCCGCCTGCGGGCTTCGACCTATATGCAGGCCGCCATGCTGGTGGAGGAGGCGGCCAAGCTGCCGGCCCGCCGCTGGGCGGTGGTGGCGCCCAACTACGAATACGGCCAGTCGGCCGTGCGCTGGTTCAAGGAACTCCTGTTCCGTGCGAAGCCCGACGTCCAGTTCGTGGCCGAACAGTTCCCGGCCCTCGGCCGGATAGACGCGGGCGCCACGGTGCAGGCGCTCGCGGCGGCCAATCCCGAGGCGATCTTCAACGTCACCTTCGGGGCCGACCTGACCAGCTTCGTGCGCCAGGGGAACACCCGCGGCCTGTTCGAGGGCCGGCAGGTGGTCAGCCTGTTGACCGGCGAACCCGAGTATCTGGAGCCATTGGGCGAAGAGGCGCCGGAAGGCTGGATCGTCACCGGCTATCCCTGGCGGGATCTGGAAACGCCGGTCCATGCCCGGTTCCGGGACGCGTACCGCCAGGCCCACAAGGATCATCCGCGGTTGGGCTCGGTCGTCGGCTACGACACGGTCCAGGCCATCGCCGCCGCCCTGCGCAAGGCGGGGACGACCGAGACGGAGAAGTTGGTCGAGGCGTTCCGCGGCGTGCGTTTCGAAGGCGTATTCGGCGGAATCGAGTTCCGGTCGATCGACCATCAGTCCACCATGGGGGCCTTCGTCGGCCGCACCGCGCTGAAGGGCGGAGGGGGCGTGATGGTGGATTGGCGCTATGCCGACGGCCGGTCCTATCTGCCGCCCGACGAGGCGGTTCGCCAACTCCGGCCGCAGGGCGCCTGA
- a CDS encoding ABC transporter ATP-binding protein, protein MLSVEGLDAYYGRARVLANVAFDVRPGEVAVLLGRNGAGKSTTMKAVMGLVPPARGRILFDGRDLAGLEPYEIARAGIGYVPEERRIFADLSVAENLEVGRRAPRPGVPAWTPGRLFELFPNLAAMRDRPGGRMSGGEQQMLAIARTLMGNPRLLLLDEPSEGLAPVVVEQMARTILALKREGLAILLSEQNLRFARAVSDRAYIIEKGRIRYQGTLGELMADDAVKSQYLSV, encoded by the coding sequence ATGCTCTCCGTGGAAGGGTTGGACGCCTACTACGGGCGTGCCCGGGTTTTGGCCAACGTCGCGTTCGATGTACGGCCGGGCGAGGTGGCGGTCCTGCTGGGCCGCAACGGTGCCGGCAAATCCACCACGATGAAGGCGGTGATGGGGCTGGTTCCGCCCGCCCGGGGCCGGATCCTGTTCGACGGACGCGACCTGGCCGGACTCGAACCCTACGAGATCGCGCGTGCCGGCATCGGCTATGTGCCCGAGGAGCGGCGCATCTTCGCCGATCTCAGCGTGGCCGAGAACCTGGAGGTCGGGCGCCGGGCACCCCGCCCCGGTGTTCCGGCCTGGACGCCCGGGCGGCTGTTCGAGCTGTTCCCCAATTTGGCCGCGATGCGCGACCGGCCGGGCGGGCGCATGTCCGGTGGTGAGCAGCAGATGCTGGCCATCGCCCGTACATTGATGGGAAACCCGCGCCTTCTGCTTCTGGACGAACCCTCGGAAGGGTTGGCCCCGGTGGTGGTCGAGCAGATGGCCCGGACGATCCTCGCCCTGAAGCGGGAGGGGCTTGCCATCCTGTTGTCCGAGCAGAACCTGCGGTTCGCCCGCGCGGTGTCGGACCGCGCCTACATCATCGAAAAGGGGCGTATCCGCTACCAGGGCACCCTTGGCGAACTCATGGCCGACGACGCGGTCAAATCCCAGTACCTCTCGGTGTAA
- a CDS encoding ABC transporter permease encodes MEFVFVQALNGLASASSLFLIASGLSIIFGVTRVVNFAHGSFYMLGAYLAWTLAQVLPVEPAGGHLRFWGAVLGGALAVGAIGAAVEMAVLRRIYRAPELFQLLATFGLVLVIQDLALWIWGPQDLLGPRAPGLRGAVDVFGLRFPRYELFLILVGPVVLGLLWLLMRRTRWGTLVRAATLDREMVGALGVNQRWLFTSVFALGSVLAGLGGALQLPREAVTLHMDMAAITEAFVVVVVGGLGSIPGAYLAALLIGQMHAFGILLFPKITLVLVFLVMAVVLVVRPHGLLGAPATAARAEAGGGGERVVRPAPRALRMAGLAALALAVLVPPFASDYAQVVLTDMAVFVLFAASLHFIMGPGGMASFGHAAYFGMGAYGAALVAKHLQAPMAVGLAAAPLAAGLAGIVFGWFCVRLSGVYMAMLTLAFAQIAWSVAFQWAEVTGGDNGILGVWPSSWAAGKLVYYYLALALCLAGTLLLRRMIHAPFGYALRSGRDSPLRAEALGIHVPRVQWAAFAVAAVMAGIAGGLFAYSKGSVFPTAMGIPRSVDALLMVLLGGVQTVTGPIVGAVAYTGLQEQLARLTDYWRLVLGLAILGLVLAFPAGIAGAVRLAWDRRRGGAPARDASGGAAT; translated from the coding sequence ATGGAGTTCGTCTTCGTCCAGGCGTTGAACGGGCTCGCCAGTGCGTCGTCCCTGTTCCTGATTGCGTCCGGGCTCAGCATCATCTTCGGTGTGACCCGTGTGGTGAACTTCGCCCACGGGTCCTTCTACATGCTGGGGGCCTACCTGGCGTGGACGCTGGCGCAGGTCCTTCCGGTCGAGCCGGCGGGGGGGCACCTGCGCTTCTGGGGGGCCGTCCTGGGCGGGGCCCTGGCCGTCGGGGCGATCGGAGCCGCGGTGGAGATGGCCGTGCTGCGGCGGATCTACCGTGCGCCCGAGCTTTTCCAATTGCTCGCCACCTTCGGCCTGGTCCTGGTCATCCAGGATCTGGCGCTTTGGATTTGGGGGCCGCAGGACCTGTTGGGGCCACGCGCGCCCGGTCTGCGCGGCGCGGTCGACGTCTTCGGGCTGCGTTTTCCGCGCTATGAGCTGTTCCTGATCCTCGTCGGTCCGGTGGTCCTGGGCCTCTTGTGGCTACTGATGCGCCGGACCCGCTGGGGCACGCTGGTGCGCGCGGCGACCCTCGACCGCGAGATGGTGGGGGCGCTTGGCGTGAACCAGCGGTGGCTGTTCACCTCGGTCTTCGCCCTGGGCTCGGTGCTGGCGGGACTGGGCGGGGCGCTCCAGCTTCCGCGCGAGGCCGTGACCCTGCACATGGACATGGCGGCGATCACCGAGGCCTTCGTGGTCGTGGTGGTGGGCGGGCTCGGCAGCATTCCGGGCGCCTACCTTGCAGCCCTGCTGATCGGGCAGATGCACGCCTTCGGCATCCTGCTGTTCCCGAAGATCACCCTGGTCCTGGTGTTCCTTGTGATGGCGGTGGTGCTGGTGGTCCGCCCGCATGGCCTGCTGGGGGCGCCGGCGACCGCCGCGCGGGCCGAAGCCGGCGGGGGTGGCGAGCGGGTCGTTCGACCGGCGCCGCGGGCCTTGCGGATGGCCGGTCTTGCCGCCCTGGCGTTGGCGGTCCTGGTTCCACCGTTCGCCAGCGATTATGCGCAGGTGGTCCTGACGGACATGGCGGTCTTCGTCCTGTTCGCCGCCAGCCTGCACTTCATCATGGGGCCGGGCGGGATGGCGTCGTTCGGGCATGCCGCCTATTTCGGCATGGGCGCCTATGGCGCGGCGCTCGTGGCGAAGCATCTGCAGGCCCCCATGGCGGTCGGCCTCGCCGCCGCTCCATTGGCCGCCGGACTCGCGGGCATCGTGTTCGGGTGGTTCTGTGTGCGGCTGTCCGGCGTCTACATGGCGATGCTGACGCTGGCCTTTGCCCAGATCGCGTGGTCGGTCGCATTCCAATGGGCCGAGGTCACGGGCGGGGACAATGGCATCCTGGGCGTGTGGCCGTCGTCCTGGGCGGCCGGCAAGCTCGTCTACTACTACCTTGCGCTGGCCCTTTGCCTGGCCGGAACCTTGCTGCTGCGACGCATGATCCACGCCCCGTTCGGCTATGCCCTGCGGTCCGGACGGGACAGCCCGCTGCGGGCCGAGGCGCTGGGCATCCATGTGCCGCGGGTGCAATGGGCGGCGTTTGCCGTGGCGGCGGTGATGGCCGGGATCGCCGGCGGGCTGTTCGCCTATTCGAAGGGGAGCGTCTTCCCGACGGCCATGGGCATTCCGCGGTCGGTCGACGCCTTGCTGATGGTGCTGCTGGGCGGGGTGCAAACGGTGACGGGCCCGATCGTGGGCGCCGTCGCCTATACGGGCCTGCAGGAGCAGTTGGCCCGGCTGACGGACTATTGGCGCCTTGTCCTTGGGCTGGCCATCCTCGGATTGGTGCTGGCCTTCCCGGCGGGCATCGCCGGAGCGGTGCGGTTGGCATGGGATCGCCGGCGTGGAGGGGCGCCGGCCAGGGACGCATCCGGGGGAGCCGCAACGTGA
- a CDS encoding ABC transporter ATP-binding protein yields the protein MTPVLEAQGLAKAFGGVRAVDGVGFAVAEGEVVALIGPNGAGKSTCFNMLNGQLRPDTGRILLNGRDVTGLPPRKVWRMGVGRTFQVTATFASMTVRENVQMALLSHRRRLWSPWVPARELYVDEADALLAQVDMVAQADRPCGVLAYGDLKRLELAVAVAHRPRLLLMDEPTAGMAPQERASLMRLVAGFAERDRVAVLFTEHDMDVVFTHARRVLVLDRGRLVAEGPPEAVRANPMVQAVYLGAGGLDGEAA from the coding sequence GTGACACCCGTTCTGGAGGCGCAGGGGCTTGCCAAGGCCTTCGGCGGCGTACGTGCGGTGGACGGGGTCGGTTTTGCCGTGGCCGAAGGCGAGGTGGTGGCCCTGATCGGACCCAACGGTGCCGGCAAGAGCACCTGCTTCAACATGCTGAACGGTCAATTGCGGCCGGACACGGGGCGGATCCTGCTGAACGGCCGCGACGTCACGGGGCTGCCACCGCGCAAGGTGTGGCGGATGGGGGTGGGGCGGACGTTCCAAGTGACGGCGACCTTCGCCTCGATGACGGTGCGCGAGAATGTGCAGATGGCGTTGCTGTCCCACAGGCGGCGATTGTGGTCGCCCTGGGTTCCGGCGCGCGAATTGTACGTGGACGAGGCCGATGCGCTTCTGGCCCAGGTGGACATGGTTGCACAGGCGGACCGGCCCTGCGGTGTGCTGGCCTACGGCGACCTGAAGCGGTTGGAGTTGGCGGTGGCGGTCGCGCACCGGCCGCGGCTGCTGCTGATGGACGAGCCCACCGCCGGCATGGCGCCGCAGGAGCGCGCGTCCCTGATGCGTTTGGTCGCCGGTTTCGCCGAACGGGACCGGGTCGCCGTCCTGTTCACCGAACACGACATGGATGTGGTCTTCACCCATGCCCGCCGCGTCCTCGTGCTCGACCGCGGCCGCCTGGTTGCCGAGGGGCCGCCCGAAGCCGTGCGCGCCAATCCCATGGTTCAGGCGGTCTATCTGGGGGCCGGCGGCCTCGACGGGGAGGCCGCCTGA